The DNA region TTGCGAGGAGTCTTCGACGAACGTGTCGGGCTCTGCGCGAGCAATCCAGTTCATAAATGGGCAAAGGTGGGCAAGGCATGGACCACGCGCAGAGCCTGACATGGTCGCGTTGAAGACGCCCACACAGAGCCTGGCTTCTCGTGATGACGAAAACAACGTTACGACACGACTTCGTTATCGCGGCAAGGTCTGTGCAGTACGGAACGTGTCTGGAGTATCGTGAAATAGCGCTTGCACAATAAAGCGAAGTAAATCGGTATAATGCGCAATGTGGCCCACCAGGGCTCCAGGCCGGCGGATTCGTAACCTACACGAATGACCATGTACCTTGTTTCAAAATTGTAGCCTCTGACAAACAACCAAGGGAGGACACCATGTCCGAAGCCAAAGACAGATCCAAGCATCCCTGTTTCAATAAAAGAAGTTCGGGCTCCCACGGCCGGGTGCATCTGCCCGTGGCCCCTGGGTGCAATATTCAGTGCAACTACTGCAATCGCAAATACGACTGCGTCAACGAATCCCGCCCCGGCGTGACCAGCGCCGTGCTGCCGCCGGATAAGGCCGTGGAATATCTGGACGAGGTTCTGGCCCGCGAGCCGCGCATCAGCGTGGTCGGCATCGCCGGACCGGGCGACCCCATGGCCGAGTCGGCCAAGACGCTGGAAACCATTGAGCGGGTTAACGCCAAGTACCCGGACATGCTTTATTGTCTGTCCACCAACGGGCTGGCCCTGCCCGAGCATGTGGACCGTCTGGCCGAGCTGGGCGTGAGCCACGTCACCGTGACCATGAACGCCGTGGACCCGGAGATCGGGGCCAGGATTTACAGCTGGGTGCGCGTGGGCAAGGTGGTCTACCGGGGCGTGGAAGGAGCCAGGATGCTGCTCGAACGCCAGCTCGAATCCATCAAGCGCCTGAAGGCCAAGGGCATCACGGTCAAGGTCAACTCCATCATCATTCCC from Deltaproteobacteria bacterium includes:
- the nifB gene encoding nitrogenase cofactor biosynthesis protein NifB, whose product is MSEAKDRSKHPCFNKRSSGSHGRVHLPVAPGCNIQCNYCNRKYDCVNESRPGVTSAVLPPDKAVEYLDEVLAREPRISVVGIAGPGDPMAESAKTLETIERVNAKYPDMLYCLSTNGLALPEHVDRLAELGVSHVTVTMNAVDPEIGARIYSWVRVGKVVYRGVEGARMLLERQLESIKRLKAKGITVKVNSIIIPGVNDHHLAEVARVAGELGADIQNLIPLCPTADTPFAHMEEPSKQMVHDLRAVNGAMIPQMTHCRRCRADAVGLLCADRSNELIPTLDRLAHGGKTEVKPYVAVATREGLLANRHLGEATGFQIWAPQGKGARMIEERQAPEAGCGPDRWHRLAEVLKDCALLLTEAA